One Silurus meridionalis isolate SWU-2019-XX chromosome 10, ASM1480568v1, whole genome shotgun sequence genomic window carries:
- the LOC124392796 gene encoding uncharacterized protein LOC124392796 isoform X5 encodes MDTRSSFSSICMLWISVCVGLHSGESVISVSGDLGSTAVLPCELKSVDIETHIRWRTESEIVFKRKGESFSQGDGYEDRVDVPVEELRKGNCSLVLRNLQLTDTNVYMSIQMVRRIKRSVTTEFKEISRVSLSVREKPPEEKSDEVSSPTALRNFKLTVGFWGMSGLGV; translated from the exons ATGGACACCAGaagctccttctcctccatctgcaTGTTGTGGATCAGCGTCTGTGTGG GTCTCCACTCTGGAGAATCAGTGATCAGTGTATCTGGTGATTTGGGATCTACAGCTGTTCTGCCGTGTGAACTGAAGAGTGTAGACATTGAAACACATATCAGGTGGCGCACTGAATCTGAGATTGTGTTTAAGAGAAAGGGTGAGAGTTTCTCTCAGGGTGATGGATATGAGGATCGTGTGGATGTTCCTGTGGAAGAGCTTCGTAAGGGGAACTGTTCTTTGGTGTTGCGCAATCTACAACTTACTGATACAAATGTCTACATGAGCATCCAGATGGTGAGACGCATCAAGAGATCTGTCACTACAGAATTTAAGGAGATCAGCCGTGTTTCTCTCTCAGTCAGGG AAAAACCTCCTGAGGAGAAATCAGATGAAGTGTCGAGTCCCACAG CCCTCAGGAACTTCAAGCTGACAGTCGGCTTTTGGGGAATGTCTGGACTGGGGGTTTAA
- the LOC124392796 gene encoding uncharacterized protein LOC124392796 isoform X4, with protein MDTRSSFSSICMLWISVCVGLHSGESVISVSGDLGSTAVLPCELKSVDIETHIRWRTESEIVFKRKGESFSQGDGYEDRVDVPVEELRKGNCSLVLRNLQLTDTNVYMSIQMVRRIKRSVTTEFKEISRVSLSVREKPPEEKSDEVSSPTDVVGMVHPHPLIMISITALISYFLVLLFYEETWL; from the exons ATGGACACCAGaagctccttctcctccatctgcaTGTTGTGGATCAGCGTCTGTGTGG GTCTCCACTCTGGAGAATCAGTGATCAGTGTATCTGGTGATTTGGGATCTACAGCTGTTCTGCCGTGTGAACTGAAGAGTGTAGACATTGAAACACATATCAGGTGGCGCACTGAATCTGAGATTGTGTTTAAGAGAAAGGGTGAGAGTTTCTCTCAGGGTGATGGATATGAGGATCGTGTGGATGTTCCTGTGGAAGAGCTTCGTAAGGGGAACTGTTCTTTGGTGTTGCGCAATCTACAACTTACTGATACAAATGTCTACATGAGCATCCAGATGGTGAGACGCATCAAGAGATCTGTCACTACAGAATTTAAGGAGATCAGCCGTGTTTCTCTCTCAGTCAGGG AAAAACCTCCTGAGGAGAAATCAGATGAAGTGTCGAGTCCCACAG ATGTTGTAGGAATGGTGCATCCTCACCCACTGATCATGATCTCCATCACAGCTCTCATCTCATATTTCCTCGTCCTGCTCTTCTATGAAGAAACGTGGTTGTGA
- the LOC124392796 gene encoding uncharacterized protein LOC124392796 isoform X3: MDTRSSFSSICMLWISVCVGLHSGESVISVSGDLGSTAVLPCELKSVDIETHIRWRTESEIVFKRKGESFSQGDGYEDRVDVPVEELRKGNCSLVLRNLQLTDTNVYMSIQMVRRIKRSVTTEFKEISRVSLSVREKPPEEKSDEVSSPTGEIQLCILLSAHFISYTIWLYSDHFRIFSELDFLLEFCTLHFLFIYHFN, translated from the exons ATGGACACCAGaagctccttctcctccatctgcaTGTTGTGGATCAGCGTCTGTGTGG GTCTCCACTCTGGAGAATCAGTGATCAGTGTATCTGGTGATTTGGGATCTACAGCTGTTCTGCCGTGTGAACTGAAGAGTGTAGACATTGAAACACATATCAGGTGGCGCACTGAATCTGAGATTGTGTTTAAGAGAAAGGGTGAGAGTTTCTCTCAGGGTGATGGATATGAGGATCGTGTGGATGTTCCTGTGGAAGAGCTTCGTAAGGGGAACTGTTCTTTGGTGTTGCGCAATCTACAACTTACTGATACAAATGTCTACATGAGCATCCAGATGGTGAGACGCATCAAGAGATCTGTCACTACAGAATTTAAGGAGATCAGCCGTGTTTCTCTCTCAGTCAGGG AAAAACCTCCTGAGGAGAAATCAGATGAAGTGTCGAGTCCCACAGGTGAGATacaattgtgtattttattatctGCACATTTCATTTCTTATACTATATGGTTATATTCAGATCATTTCAGGATCTTCAGTGAACTGGACTTTTTACTGGAATTCTGTACACttcactttttgtttatttatcattttaattga
- the LOC124392797 gene encoding uncharacterized protein LOC124392797 isoform X2, protein MAKLLSTFLLQMLFVLSAFFTPCLLHITSSDFISVHPGENITLLCTITDYPEISWYQLRSDEVKLLISAEQGKLEKTFSLIYIVNKSHFVVTESSSSVSLVIIGVGETDLGFYYCGGRNDDKHIQFGKPIRLNFSDKHHYETAVSEPPDIQQFTAPAFYGIIIIILSCVCAVSVFLNIICSSLHCFRLQDKFSSSGNSNNKEAELLPSEFTCVTYRSVS, encoded by the exons ATGGCCAAACTTCTGTCTACATTTCTTCTACAGATGCTGTTTG TTCTTTCAGCTTTCTTCACACCGTGTCTCCTTCACATCACTTCATCTGACTTCATATCTGTCCATCCTGGAGAGAACATCACCCTGCTCTGCACCATCACTGATTATCCTGAGATATCGTGGTATCAACTGAGATCTGACGAGGTGAAGCTGCTGATATCTGCTGAACAAGGGAAGCTGGAGAAAACCTTTTCCCtcatttatattgtaaataagaGTCACTTTGTTGTAACAGAAAGCAGCAGTTCAGTCAGTTTAGTGATTATTGGAGTTGGAGAGACGGATCTGGGGTTTTATTACTGTGGAGGACGAAATGATGATAAACACATTCAGTTTGGGAAACCCATCAGACTGAACTT TTCAGATAAACATCATTATGAGACAGCAGTTTCAGAGCCTCCAGACATACAGCAGTTTACCGCTCCTGCATTCTAtggaataattattataatactatcgtgtgtgtgtgccgtCTCTGTTTTCCTGAACATCATCTGCTCCTCTCTGCACTGTTTCAGGCTACAAG aTAAGTTTTCTTCCAGTGGGAACTCAAACAATAAG GAAGCTGAACTGCTACCATCTGAGTTCACCTGTGTGACCTACAGAAGTGTCTCCTGA
- the LOC124392797 gene encoding uncharacterized protein LOC124392797 isoform X1, with protein sequence MAKLLSTFLLQMLFVLSAFFTPCLLHITSSDFISVHPGENITLLCTITDYPEISWYQLRSDEVKLLISAEQGKLEKTFSLIYIVNKSHFVVTESSSSVSLVIIGVGETDLGFYYCGGRNDDKHIQFGKPIRLNFNITDKHHYETAVSEPPDIQQFTAPAFYGIIIIILSCVCAVSVFLNIICSSLHCFRLQDKFSSSGNSNNKEAELLPSEFTCVTYRSVS encoded by the exons ATGGCCAAACTTCTGTCTACATTTCTTCTACAGATGCTGTTTG TTCTTTCAGCTTTCTTCACACCGTGTCTCCTTCACATCACTTCATCTGACTTCATATCTGTCCATCCTGGAGAGAACATCACCCTGCTCTGCACCATCACTGATTATCCTGAGATATCGTGGTATCAACTGAGATCTGACGAGGTGAAGCTGCTGATATCTGCTGAACAAGGGAAGCTGGAGAAAACCTTTTCCCtcatttatattgtaaataagaGTCACTTTGTTGTAACAGAAAGCAGCAGTTCAGTCAGTTTAGTGATTATTGGAGTTGGAGAGACGGATCTGGGGTTTTATTACTGTGGAGGACGAAATGATGATAAACACATTCAGTTTGGGAAACCCATCAGACTGAACTTCAACATTACAG ATAAACATCATTATGAGACAGCAGTTTCAGAGCCTCCAGACATACAGCAGTTTACCGCTCCTGCATTCTAtggaataattattataatactatcgtgtgtgtgtgccgtCTCTGTTTTCCTGAACATCATCTGCTCCTCTCTGCACTGTTTCAGGCTACAAG aTAAGTTTTCTTCCAGTGGGAACTCAAACAATAAG GAAGCTGAACTGCTACCATCTGAGTTCACCTGTGTGACCTACAGAAGTGTCTCCTGA
- the LOC124392797 gene encoding uncharacterized protein LOC124392797 isoform X3, with product MAKLLSTFLLQMLFAFFTPCLLHITSSDFISVHPGENITLLCTITDYPEISWYQLRSDEVKLLISAEQGKLEKTFSLIYIVNKSHFVVTESSSSVSLVIIGVGETDLGFYYCGGRNDDKHIQFGKPIRLNFNITDKHHYETAVSEPPDIQQFTAPAFYGIIIIILSCVCAVSVFLNIICSSLHCFRLQDKFSSSGNSNNKEAELLPSEFTCVTYRSVS from the exons ATGGCCAAACTTCTGTCTACATTTCTTCTACAGATGCTGTTTG CTTTCTTCACACCGTGTCTCCTTCACATCACTTCATCTGACTTCATATCTGTCCATCCTGGAGAGAACATCACCCTGCTCTGCACCATCACTGATTATCCTGAGATATCGTGGTATCAACTGAGATCTGACGAGGTGAAGCTGCTGATATCTGCTGAACAAGGGAAGCTGGAGAAAACCTTTTCCCtcatttatattgtaaataagaGTCACTTTGTTGTAACAGAAAGCAGCAGTTCAGTCAGTTTAGTGATTATTGGAGTTGGAGAGACGGATCTGGGGTTTTATTACTGTGGAGGACGAAATGATGATAAACACATTCAGTTTGGGAAACCCATCAGACTGAACTTCAACATTACAG ATAAACATCATTATGAGACAGCAGTTTCAGAGCCTCCAGACATACAGCAGTTTACCGCTCCTGCATTCTAtggaataattattataatactatcgtgtgtgtgtgccgtCTCTGTTTTCCTGAACATCATCTGCTCCTCTCTGCACTGTTTCAGGCTACAAG aTAAGTTTTCTTCCAGTGGGAACTCAAACAATAAG GAAGCTGAACTGCTACCATCTGAGTTCACCTGTGTGACCTACAGAAGTGTCTCCTGA